In one window of Cellulophaga sp. HaHa_2_95 DNA:
- a CDS encoding helix-turn-helix domain-containing protein, with protein MENFQWNFTSKKAVNEHAVTIQSLEYLKSIPDRRKTTRDWGARVKSKYHKIIYIKNGSGFFESDKILKQELFKDTLLVIYPNTWYRCVPNSTSLWEEYSVTFRGNYMEYLIENELFNMNQQVYQIGYNYEIDLQFESLIAILKNNSSSEDVGVQFIFIDILRVLYSNFLKNKNQIFRKEKIITDVESYIKEHVKSKIVFDDVARKFNVSYSLLRKLFKEKTNMTLKQYHLMHRLNKAKDMIADSDLSFSEIAFQCGFENLQSFSKTFRAKEDTTPSAFRRIRAL; from the coding sequence ATGGAAAATTTTCAATGGAATTTTACTTCTAAAAAAGCAGTGAATGAACATGCTGTCACTATTCAGAGTTTAGAATATTTAAAAAGTATTCCCGATAGGAGGAAAACAACTAGGGATTGGGGGGCTAGAGTAAAGTCTAAATATCATAAAATTATCTATATTAAAAATGGAAGTGGATTTTTCGAATCAGATAAAATTTTAAAACAAGAACTTTTTAAGGATACACTGTTAGTTATTTATCCAAATACTTGGTATAGATGCGTGCCGAATAGTACATCGTTATGGGAGGAGTATTCTGTAACTTTCAGAGGGAATTATATGGAATATTTAATAGAGAATGAGTTGTTTAATATGAATCAACAAGTGTATCAAATAGGTTATAATTACGAGATTGACTTGCAGTTTGAATCCTTAATTGCTATTTTGAAAAATAATTCTTCTAGTGAGGATGTAGGAGTGCAGTTTATTTTTATTGATATTTTGAGGGTACTTTATTCTAATTTCTTAAAGAATAAAAATCAAATTTTCAGAAAAGAGAAAATAATAACTGATGTTGAAAGCTATATAAAAGAGCATGTAAAATCTAAAATAGTTTTTGATGATGTTGCTCGAAAGTTTAATGTTAGTTATTCTTTGCTGCGAAAACTGTTTAAGGAAAAAACCAATATGACCTTAAAACAATACCATTTAATGCACCGGTTAAATAAGGCTAAGGATATGATAGCTGACAGTGATCTAAGTTTTTCAGAAATAGCGTTCCAGTGTGGTTTTGAAAATCTCCAGTCATTTTCAAAAACTTTTAGAGCTAAAGAAGATACTACTCCAAGTGCTTTTAGGAGGATAAGAGCGCTTTAA
- a CDS encoding RagB/SusD family nutrient uptake outer membrane protein, protein MKKNIIYSISLTCMMLGACSDDFTNIAPTGALSDEALQNATGVDLKLTAAYSAMDGERIGRLGEGVAAGADNWWTDVVSDDAHRGSTDGDNTELFQVETLDWQTGSGWFLGRWSALYGGVNSANAVLSLISTIPEGDFSQQLGEATFLRGYYNFELQKFYGNVPFISVENFDNLEFNQPNPGPVWAQIEADFLTAIDNLGPEVVNGRANSWIAKAFLGKAYLYQEKWDEAFTLLNEVVTTSPYSLNAEYVNNFNFVGENSSESMFAIQYVSDDGRSFNGNGTGTLNFPGGGPLGTCCGFYQPTQDLVNAYQTNGSGQPLLDTFAATDVTNDYGIESADDFTPHTGPLDPRLDYTVSRRGIDYNGFGLNPGKEWIRATFADVSGPYLPKKNVYQADEVDANRGTGGWGSDWSGINYNVMRFADVLLMTAEAAVEKSAPDLALALEYVNRVRNRAKNMTYVQNEAGDGNAANYQIEPYSAFASQEFARKAVRFERRLELGMEGHRLFDLRRWGVAQEVINAYIANEAADINQSDYSRFRTYTEKFDLFPIPVNAIDQSGGVLDQNTGY, encoded by the coding sequence ATGAAAAAGAATATAATTTATTCCATATCGCTGACATGCATGATGCTAGGTGCCTGTAGTGATGATTTTACAAATATAGCTCCAACAGGGGCACTCTCTGACGAAGCACTACAAAATGCTACAGGAGTAGACTTAAAATTAACCGCTGCGTATTCCGCAATGGATGGCGAACGAATTGGTAGATTAGGTGAAGGAGTGGCTGCAGGTGCAGACAACTGGTGGACCGATGTAGTTTCTGATGATGCCCATAGAGGAAGTACCGATGGTGATAACACAGAGTTATTTCAAGTGGAAACTCTAGATTGGCAAACTGGAAGCGGATGGTTTCTTGGAAGATGGAGCGCACTTTACGGCGGTGTAAACAGTGCAAATGCTGTACTATCCCTGATTTCAACTATACCTGAGGGAGATTTTAGCCAACAATTAGGAGAAGCTACATTCCTAAGAGGATATTATAATTTTGAACTTCAGAAGTTTTACGGAAACGTACCTTTTATTTCTGTTGAAAACTTTGACAATCTAGAATTTAACCAACCAAATCCGGGGCCTGTTTGGGCTCAAATAGAAGCTGATTTCTTAACTGCAATTGACAATCTAGGTCCTGAGGTAGTGAATGGTAGAGCTAATTCTTGGATTGCAAAAGCATTTTTAGGAAAAGCATATTTATACCAAGAAAAGTGGGACGAAGCATTTACTTTATTAAACGAGGTTGTCACTACAAGCCCATATTCTTTGAATGCTGAATATGTAAACAACTTTAATTTTGTTGGAGAAAATAGTTCAGAATCAATGTTTGCAATTCAATACGTTTCTGATGATGGTCGTTCTTTTAACGGTAACGGTACAGGCACCTTAAATTTCCCTGGCGGCGGACCGTTAGGAACTTGTTGTGGTTTTTACCAACCAACTCAAGATTTAGTCAATGCGTACCAAACAAACGGTAGCGGACAACCATTATTGGATACATTTGCTGCCACTGACGTTACTAATGATTATGGTATTGAGAGTGCTGATGATTTTACACCTCACACTGGACCTTTAGATCCAAGATTAGATTATACGGTGTCTAGAAGAGGAATAGACTACAATGGTTTTGGCCTGAACCCAGGAAAAGAATGGATCAGAGCAACTTTTGCTGATGTTTCCGGTCCTTACTTGCCCAAGAAAAATGTATACCAAGCAGATGAAGTTGATGCCAACCGAGGAACTGGTGGATGGGGATCTGATTGGTCTGGTATTAATTACAATGTGATGCGCTTCGCTGATGTTTTACTAATGACCGCCGAAGCTGCTGTTGAAAAATCCGCACCAGATTTAGCCCTTGCTTTAGAGTATGTCAATAGAGTTCGTAATCGTGCTAAAAATATGACCTACGTCCAAAATGAAGCGGGCGACGGAAATGCTGCCAATTATCAAATTGAACCTTACAGTGCTTTCGCTAGTCAAGAATTTGCTAGAAAAGCGGTACGTTTTGAGCGTCGTTTAGAATTAGGAATGGAAGGACATAGATTGTTTGATTTAAGAAGATGGGGTGTTGCACAAGAAGTTATTAACGCTTATATCGCCAATGAAGCTGCAGACATCAATCAATCTGATTACAGCAGATTTAGAACATACACAGAGAAATTTGACCTGTTCCCGATTCCTGTAAATGCTATTGACCAAAGTGGAGGTGTTTTAGACCAGAATACGGGGTATTAA
- a CDS encoding hemolysin family protein, whose product MEIAFISANKIHIEIEKKQDGFLAKILTRLTKKPSKFIATMLIGNNIALVVYGFYMGDLLMLWFQGFGTFESVIFKTLFQDFSLLTQTVISTLVILLTAEFLPKVLFQIYSNSLLKALALPAYLFYLLFSFISEFVIKISDIILKVFFKTDGDEVQLAFSKIELGDYITEQMETVEKEDEVDSEIQIFQNALEFAAVKARDVMIPRTEIEAVEIHESPKNLTKRFSDTGYSKILIYKDTVDNIIGYVHSYELFNKPKTIKSILMPVEFVPETMLISDILSSLTKKRKSIAVVLDEYGGTSGIMTVEDIVEELFGEIEDEHDSTDLFEEQVSESFYKFSARLDVDYINENYRLELPESDEYGTLGGLIVNETGEIPDKDSQIKINNFLFTVLEVSSTKIDLVSLEILDKD is encoded by the coding sequence ATGGAGATTGCTTTTATTTCTGCGAACAAAATTCACATTGAAATAGAGAAAAAGCAAGATGGTTTTCTGGCTAAGATACTTACTAGATTAACCAAAAAGCCTTCTAAATTTATTGCCACCATGTTAATCGGGAACAACATAGCGCTTGTTGTATATGGTTTTTATATGGGTGATTTATTGATGTTATGGTTTCAGGGTTTTGGTACCTTTGAGAGTGTTATTTTTAAAACCTTATTTCAAGATTTCAGTTTGCTAACGCAGACAGTTATTTCTACATTGGTTATTTTGCTAACGGCAGAATTTTTGCCTAAAGTGCTTTTTCAAATATATTCAAACAGCCTGCTTAAAGCTTTAGCCTTACCTGCGTATTTGTTTTACCTTCTTTTTTCGTTTATTTCGGAATTTGTTATTAAGATTTCAGATATTATCCTGAAAGTTTTTTTTAAGACTGATGGCGATGAGGTACAATTAGCCTTTAGTAAAATAGAATTAGGGGATTATATCACGGAACAGATGGAAACCGTAGAGAAAGAGGATGAGGTAGATTCTGAAATTCAAATATTTCAAAATGCTTTAGAATTTGCAGCCGTAAAGGCTAGAGATGTTATGATTCCTAGAACAGAGATTGAAGCTGTTGAGATTCATGAGTCTCCAAAAAATCTAACCAAAAGATTTTCGGATACAGGGTATTCTAAAATTTTAATTTATAAGGATACGGTAGATAATATTATAGGTTATGTACATTCTTATGAGCTTTTTAATAAGCCAAAAACTATAAAAAGCATTTTAATGCCGGTAGAGTTTGTGCCAGAAACAATGCTTATTAGTGATATTTTAAGTAGTCTTACCAAAAAACGAAAGAGTATTGCAGTGGTGTTAGATGAGTATGGAGGTACCTCTGGTATCATGACGGTAGAAGATATCGTAGAAGAGCTCTTTGGTGAAATTGAGGATGAGCATGATTCTACAGATTTGTTTGAAGAACAGGTGTCAGAATCGTTTTATAAATTCTCTGCGCGTTTAGATGTTGATTACATCAATGAGAATTATAGATTAGAGCTGCCTGAAAGTGATGAGTACGGCACCTTGGGAGGTTTAATCGTGAATGAAACAGGGGAAATTCCTGATAAAGATTCTCAAATAAAAATTAATAACTTCTTATTTACGGTCTTGGAAGTATCTAGTACTAAGATTGATTTAGTTTCCTTGGAAATTTTAGACAAAGATTAA
- a CDS encoding VCBS repeat-containing protein codes for MKNSKIYILVFTSFCIIIGFIYLKFDFPERTQKPKTGQELSKMYCASCHLYPEPNVLPQTIWKNTLLPEMKNRMGLGDQKSIVSKIGYDEYINLAEKGVYAISPMLSNEEWLLIENFYIDNSPSKPSAQKTKAENHLQTSSVELLKNLDQKQGLTTYFGVHDHQLMTATVLGQLKVTDLATKKKHNIQLPSPVVQIKTNSVLCIGGNMNPTQKKLGSLHEFDADFKNQQLIIDKLHRPVDFEHVDLNNDSIKDYLIAEFGNYTGQITLVDGKSKERKIIATNPGARNFVLRDVNNDGQMDFYALTTQAKERISLFINDGNANFKETTILDFPPHHGSSFFLLADLNSDGKEELIMANGDNADYSIVKKSFHGIRVFENQNRTWNEVYFFSSYGATNLLEVDLNQDGLPDLVSSSFFVEPEFRKTEQVLYFINEGNFKFKIAHPELPEIRPMTMRLGDANQDNIKEIYLGNFEFQANPDPNYNFVEAVIITPEF; via the coding sequence ATGAAGAACTCAAAAATATATATTTTAGTTTTCACCTCTTTTTGCATCATCATAGGCTTTATTTACTTGAAATTTGATTTTCCTGAAAGAACCCAAAAGCCAAAAACAGGACAAGAACTTTCAAAAATGTATTGCGCAAGTTGCCATTTGTACCCAGAACCTAATGTACTTCCTCAAACTATTTGGAAAAACACACTTCTACCGGAAATGAAAAACAGGATGGGCTTAGGTGATCAGAAGTCCATCGTTTCCAAAATTGGTTATGATGAATACATCAACTTAGCAGAGAAGGGTGTTTACGCGATCAGCCCAATGCTCTCCAATGAAGAATGGTTATTAATTGAAAATTTTTATATTGATAATTCCCCTAGCAAACCCTCAGCTCAAAAGACTAAAGCTGAAAACCACTTACAAACATCCTCAGTGGAGCTCCTCAAAAATTTGGATCAAAAACAGGGATTAACAACCTATTTTGGCGTTCATGATCATCAGCTCATGACAGCTACTGTTTTAGGGCAATTAAAAGTAACTGACTTAGCTACCAAAAAGAAACACAACATACAACTACCAAGCCCTGTAGTCCAAATCAAAACCAATAGCGTGCTCTGCATTGGCGGTAATATGAACCCTACTCAGAAAAAACTAGGGAGTCTTCATGAGTTTGATGCTGATTTTAAAAACCAACAACTGATCATTGATAAACTTCATAGACCTGTAGATTTTGAACATGTCGATTTAAATAATGATAGTATTAAAGATTATTTAATCGCTGAATTTGGTAATTATACAGGCCAGATAACCCTAGTAGATGGAAAATCAAAAGAACGAAAAATCATAGCAACAAATCCTGGCGCTAGAAACTTTGTATTGAGAGATGTAAACAATGATGGTCAGATGGACTTTTACGCGTTAACAACCCAAGCAAAAGAACGTATCAGCTTATTTATAAATGATGGTAATGCTAATTTCAAAGAAACTACTATACTAGACTTTCCTCCGCACCACGGCTCAAGCTTTTTTCTCCTTGCAGACCTCAACAGTGACGGTAAAGAAGAGCTAATTATGGCAAATGGAGACAATGCTGATTACAGCATTGTAAAGAAGAGTTTTCACGGCATACGTGTTTTTGAAAACCAGAATAGAACATGGAACGAAGTTTATTTTTTCTCGTCTTATGGAGCTACAAATCTTTTAGAGGTAGATTTGAATCAGGATGGCCTTCCTGACTTAGTTTCCTCCTCATTTTTTGTTGAGCCGGAGTTTAGAAAAACGGAGCAAGTCCTCTACTTCATCAATGAAGGTAATTTTAAATTTAAAATAGCACATCCTGAGCTTCCTGAAATTCGCCCGATGACCATGAGACTAGGTGATGCAAATCAAGACAATATTAAAGAAATCTACCTTGGAAATTTTGAGTTTCAGGCTAATCCTGATCCTAATTACAACTTTGTAGAAGCAGTCATTATAACTCCAGAATTTTAA
- a CDS encoding TonB-dependent receptor has translation MNLKSLKSALFLGALLCFGFSNAQQVTGTVSDETGPLPGATVVVKGTTIGTQTDFDGNFSIAAEADATLVFSYVGYKKIEMAVNGKSTIDIVLQEDAAALEEVVVTGYSTQTRGDLTGSVGSVDISEATKAPIVNAAEALQGRVSGVTITNNGSPGASPTVRIRGYGTGNSNDPLYIIDGVQTDDASILNSINPADISQMNVLKDGAAAIYGARASNGVVIITTRSGGYNMDKARVSLDTYTGFSAATNVPELLNTEQHGDMIWQSIRNDGGVPSHPQYGSGPNPITPTTLQRTPDGISATVKPNGGTDWLDELYRTAITQNASITLENGNEKSKFLFSASYLNREGIQIATGFKRGSMRLNSEFKIGDRIKVGQHANISFDRRAGGQSWYNFATRMSPLVPVYDDLGNYAGNYSNDTGLSNPNNPIAEANRQSNDFNKSFRVFGDIYATLDIIDGLQFKTSIGGSIKAYNDRRFRALIPESSEPISTNTLTEADQDTYEWVWNNTLSYNKSFGEHSINALVGIEALNVNGKGKEISRTDFFFETPDYYLLENGGGAANVAYAYDNASSLFSVFGTANYSYAGKYLLTATVRQDRSSRFLGDNQSDIFPSFSAGWVASNEDFWPTDAIMSRLKFKGSWGQLGNQTLPVDNPTFNISVLSGQYADYGFNGSGAVTQGALLESVGNPDLKWETSETTNFGLELGFFNNKLNLEAEYFIIKTKDLISQDNSAFSTTSIAANAPYVNLGSIENKGIDATLSYADELNSGFKYGVDLNFSSYKNEVIDLISAFQVGFDGFRTTGAVTRTQEGQPISSFYGRIVDGIFASEAEVSASADQGFASAADGVGRFKYSDINNDGTINDDDRTFIGSPHPDFTYGVNLSASYKGVDISAFFQGSQGNDIFNNDKVYTDLPTFFNANRSVRVLDSWSPTNLDASLPALSQSITNNEGNANSFFVEDGSYMRMKNLQIGYTFNDQVSGLLGMDSVRFYLQGTNLFTITGYDGVDPELQPRFNSNGSIDNLTIGVSDNNYPLASIYSLGINLKF, from the coding sequence ATGAATCTAAAATCACTTAAAAGTGCATTATTCCTTGGAGCTTTGCTATGCTTCGGGTTTAGTAATGCACAACAGGTTACTGGTACGGTGTCAGATGAAACTGGCCCATTACCTGGTGCAACTGTTGTTGTTAAAGGAACAACGATTGGAACACAAACAGACTTTGATGGAAACTTTAGCATAGCTGCTGAAGCAGATGCTACATTGGTTTTTAGTTATGTAGGCTATAAAAAAATAGAAATGGCTGTCAATGGAAAGTCTACTATAGATATAGTTTTACAGGAAGACGCTGCGGCACTTGAAGAGGTTGTTGTTACGGGATATTCTACACAAACCAGAGGAGACCTTACAGGCTCTGTAGGTAGTGTTGATATTTCTGAAGCAACTAAAGCTCCTATCGTAAATGCTGCAGAAGCATTACAAGGACGTGTTTCTGGGGTAACTATTACAAACAATGGATCTCCTGGTGCGTCACCAACAGTAAGAATAAGAGGATATGGTACTGGTAACAGTAATGATCCACTTTATATTATTGACGGAGTACAAACGGACGACGCAAGTATTTTAAACTCTATTAATCCTGCAGATATATCGCAAATGAATGTACTAAAGGATGGTGCAGCAGCAATATACGGAGCAAGAGCCTCTAATGGTGTTGTGATTATCACAACGAGAAGTGGTGGCTACAATATGGACAAGGCTAGAGTATCTTTAGATACCTATACTGGTTTCTCTGCAGCTACAAACGTACCAGAGCTTTTAAACACAGAACAACATGGAGACATGATCTGGCAAAGTATTAGAAACGATGGTGGTGTTCCTTCTCACCCACAATATGGTAGTGGACCAAACCCTATTACTCCCACAACTTTACAAAGAACTCCAGATGGTATTTCTGCAACAGTAAAGCCTAACGGAGGAACAGATTGGTTAGATGAACTATATAGAACAGCCATTACTCAGAATGCCTCTATTACCCTTGAAAACGGTAACGAGAAATCTAAATTCTTGTTTTCTGCAAGTTATTTAAATCGTGAAGGAATTCAAATTGCTACTGGTTTCAAAAGAGGATCTATGCGCTTAAACTCAGAATTTAAAATCGGTGATCGAATTAAAGTTGGTCAACATGCTAATATCTCTTTTGACAGAAGGGCTGGCGGTCAATCTTGGTATAATTTTGCAACAAGAATGTCTCCTTTAGTTCCTGTTTATGATGATTTAGGAAACTATGCTGGTAACTATAGTAATGATACTGGACTTTCCAATCCAAATAATCCAATAGCAGAAGCAAATAGACAATCTAATGACTTTAATAAATCATTTAGAGTTTTTGGTGATATTTACGCTACTCTTGACATTATAGATGGCTTACAATTTAAAACATCTATCGGTGGCTCTATTAAAGCTTATAACGACAGACGTTTTAGAGCTTTAATTCCTGAGTCTTCAGAACCTATCTCAACAAATACACTTACAGAAGCAGACCAAGACACGTACGAGTGGGTTTGGAACAATACTTTAAGTTACAACAAATCATTCGGAGAACATAGTATTAATGCCTTAGTAGGTATTGAAGCATTAAACGTTAATGGAAAAGGTAAAGAGATTTCTAGAACCGATTTCTTCTTTGAAACTCCTGACTATTATTTATTAGAAAATGGTGGTGGTGCTGCTAACGTAGCATACGCCTATGACAATGCATCCTCCTTATTTTCTGTTTTCGGAACTGCCAACTACAGTTATGCAGGTAAATATTTACTAACAGCTACGGTACGTCAAGATAGATCTTCTAGATTCCTAGGAGACAATCAAAGTGATATCTTCCCTTCCTTTAGTGCTGGGTGGGTTGCTAGTAATGAAGATTTTTGGCCTACTGATGCCATAATGAGCAGATTAAAATTTAAAGGATCATGGGGGCAATTAGGAAACCAAACGCTTCCTGTAGACAACCCTACTTTTAATATTTCTGTATTAAGTGGACAATATGCAGATTATGGATTTAACGGCAGCGGTGCCGTAACCCAAGGAGCTCTTTTAGAGTCTGTGGGTAATCCGGATTTAAAGTGGGAAACCAGTGAGACTACAAACTTTGGTCTTGAACTTGGTTTCTTTAACAACAAATTAAATCTTGAGGCGGAATATTTCATCATTAAAACTAAAGATTTAATTAGTCAAGATAACAGTGCATTTAGCACAACATCAATTGCGGCAAATGCTCCTTATGTAAACCTTGGTTCTATTGAGAACAAAGGTATTGATGCTACACTTAGCTATGCAGATGAATTAAATTCTGGCTTTAAATACGGTGTAGACCTTAATTTCTCCAGCTATAAAAATGAAGTAATCGATTTAATTAGCGCTTTTCAAGTAGGATTTGATGGTTTTAGAACGACGGGTGCAGTTACAAGAACTCAAGAAGGACAACCAATATCTTCTTTCTACGGTAGAATTGTTGATGGAATTTTTGCCTCAGAGGCAGAGGTAAGCGCAAGCGCAGACCAAGGTTTTGCTTCTGCTGCAGATGGTGTTGGTAGATTTAAATATAGTGACATCAATAATGATGGTACAATTAACGATGACGATAGAACATTTATCGGTTCTCCGCATCCAGATTTCACCTATGGAGTTAACTTAAGTGCATCTTATAAAGGTGTTGATATTTCTGCTTTTTTCCAAGGATCTCAAGGAAATGATATTTTCAACAACGATAAAGTGTATACAGATTTACCAACCTTTTTCAATGCTAATAGAAGTGTAAGAGTTTTAGACTCGTGGTCTCCAACCAATCTTGATGCATCTTTACCTGCACTTAGCCAGAGTATCACAAATAACGAAGGTAATGCCAATTCATTTTTTGTAGAAGATGGTTCCTACATGCGTATGAAAAATTTACAAATTGGTTATACTTTCAATGATCAAGTATCAGGCTTACTAGGAATGGATAGCGTTCGTTTCTACCTTCAAGGTACTAACCTATTTACTATCACTGGGTATGATGGTGTAGATCCAGAATTACAACCGAGATTTAATAGCAATGGGTCTATAGACAACCTTACTATTGGTGTATCCGACAACAACTATCCGTTAGCCTCAATTTATTCATTAGGTATCAACTTAAAATTTTAA
- a CDS encoding type III pantothenate kinase: MNLIIDAGNSLIKISIFLDKTEIHHEQFAISEFVMRIKQVFGAYPNITNAIISSVGALDKKDMAVVSLFCEVHQLTNKTKTPFKNSYATPETLGVDRIALATAAFYHNPSGNTLVIDAGTCITYDMVNDYGEYIGGAISPGIQMRYKALHQQTAKLPQLEKEDLIDFIGNSTQTCIHSGVVNGVSVEVNGIIEQYNHRFNNLTVILTGGDALFLSKRTKNTIFANPKFLLEGLNCLLEYNKK, encoded by the coding sequence ATGAACCTAATAATAGACGCAGGTAACAGCTTAATTAAAATTTCTATTTTTCTTGATAAAACAGAAATTCATCACGAACAATTCGCAATTTCAGAATTTGTAATGCGGATAAAACAAGTTTTTGGAGCCTATCCGAACATCACAAATGCGATTATATCGTCTGTAGGTGCTCTGGATAAAAAAGATATGGCAGTGGTTTCACTGTTTTGTGAGGTACATCAATTAACAAACAAAACAAAAACACCATTTAAAAATTCTTATGCTACACCAGAAACTTTGGGCGTGGATCGTATCGCATTGGCAACGGCAGCATTTTATCATAATCCAAGTGGGAATACTTTGGTTATTGATGCTGGGACGTGTATTACGTATGACATGGTAAATGATTATGGGGAGTATATTGGCGGAGCCATTTCACCAGGGATACAAATGCGGTATAAGGCCTTGCATCAACAAACAGCAAAATTACCACAGCTAGAAAAAGAAGATTTAATAGATTTTATTGGTAATTCTACACAAACGTGTATTCATAGTGGTGTGGTGAATGGTGTTTCGGTTGAAGTAAACGGAATAATTGAACAATATAATCATCGATTTAATAATTTAACAGTTATTTTAACAGGAGGTGATGCGCTATTTTTGTCAAAACGAACAAAAAATACCATATTTGCCAATCCAAAATTTCTCCTCGAAGGGTTAAATTGTTTATTGGAATACAATAAAAAGTAA
- the lptC gene encoding LPS export ABC transporter periplasmic protein LptC: MIKNKVFTFKSIAVVYTMAMLFFACSDDYERVGEEAKKNLYPQGVAENYKLVYTEAKEVLSSEEVSKSNKIAVLTGEISEDFENLSFPHRTFPKGIRVEFFDKDGNKSVILSDYAIIYSGTSVIDLQGNVVIEMQDGKRLETTQLYYDQQNEWIFTQEKFKFSDEKDGTLIHGMGMDFNRDFTNLSAHKTGDGYKIIKDKEIDG, encoded by the coding sequence ATGATAAAAAATAAAGTATTTACATTTAAAAGCATTGCTGTGGTTTACACCATGGCAATGCTTTTTTTTGCTTGTTCAGACGATTATGAAAGAGTCGGAGAAGAAGCTAAAAAGAATTTGTACCCGCAAGGAGTTGCGGAAAATTACAAGTTAGTATACACAGAGGCAAAAGAAGTTTTGTCAAGTGAGGAGGTATCTAAAAGTAATAAGATTGCTGTATTGACCGGAGAAATTAGTGAGGACTTTGAAAACCTCTCTTTTCCGCACCGTACTTTTCCAAAAGGAATACGTGTTGAGTTTTTTGATAAAGACGGTAATAAAAGCGTAATTTTGTCTGATTATGCCATAATTTATTCCGGCACTAGCGTTATAGATTTGCAGGGTAATGTAGTGATAGAGATGCAAGATGGTAAGCGCTTAGAAACAACGCAGTTATATTACGATCAGCAAAACGAGTGGATTTTTACGCAAGAAAAGTTTAAGTTTTCTGATGAGAAAGACGGAACACTTATTCATGGAATGGGAATGGATTTCAATAGAGATTTTACCAATTTAAGTGCGCATAAGACAGGAGACGGATACAAAATAATAAAAGATAAAGAAATAGATGGTTAA